A single genomic interval of Antechinus flavipes isolate AdamAnt ecotype Samford, QLD, Australia chromosome 1, AdamAnt_v2, whole genome shotgun sequence harbors:
- the LOC127543367 gene encoding tryptase beta-2-like produces MLCLLFLTLPLLGSSIPLIQDREQVGIVGGQEATKGMWLWQVSLRIFDGLYWMHFCGGSLIHPQWILTAAHCFGTIPREPSLFRIQLREQHLYYEDKLLPLSKIIIHPNYTFVNRGWDIALLKLKNPVELSSHIKLISLPNATETFPLDSECWVTGWGDLNSGVHLPPPYTLRQVKVPLLDTHYCDEEYHKGTRTSSDMKIIKDNFLCAGKTQVDSCQGDSGGPLVCKVGDSWKQAGVVSWGLGCGIAHRPGLYTRVSSFVGWINEHIFPCFPTSPINV; encoded by the exons atgttatgccTGCTGTTCCTGACCCTTCCCCTCCTGGGGAGTTCAATCCCTCTGATTCAAG ACAGGGAACAAGTTGGCATTGTTGGAGGCCAGGAAGCTACAAAGGGGATGTGGCTCTGGCAGGTCAGTCTCAGGATTTTTGACGGTCTGTACTGGATGCACTTCTGTGGTGGCTCCCTCATCCACCCCCAATGGATACTGACAGCTGCCCACTGCTTTGGCAC cATTCCAAGGGAGCCTTCACTATTTAGGATCCAACTGAGAGAACAGCACCTTTATTATGAGGACAAACTACTGCCCCTGTCAAAGATTATTATTCATCCCAACTACACTTTTGTTAATCGGGGTTGGGATATCGCTCTGCTGAAACTGAAGAACCCTGTGGAGCTGTCCAGTCATATCAAGCTTATTAGTCTTCCTAATGCCACAGAGACATTCCCCTTGGATTCGGAGTGCTGGGTAACTGGCTGGGGGGATCTTAATTCTGGAG TACACTTGCCCCCACCCTACACCCTGAGGCAGGTGAAAGTGCCTTTGTTGGATACACATTATTGTGATGAAGAGTACCACAAGGGAACACGCACTAGCTCGGATATGAAGATAATTAAGGATAACTTTCTATGTGCTGGCAAAACCCAAGTAGACTCCTGTCAG GGTGACTCTGGGGGCCCTCTGGTCTGCAAAGTTGGGGACTCCTGGAAGCAGGCTGGGGTGGTCAGTTGGGGATTAGGCTGTGGCATTGCCCACAGACCTGGCCTCTACACACGTGTCTCAAGCTTCGTGGGTTGGATCAACGAGCATATTTTCCCATGCTTCCCTACAAGCCCAATTAATGTCTAA